CAGGATTATCTGTTGACAAAGTGCACAATGTGTGATAAAGTCTTAAATAGGACATAGTACTAATAAGGAGATGTTTCAAAATGAAGCGAAACACCATTCAGTCCTCTCTGGTTTTAGAGACCGTGAGGAAATTACAGTGCCATGCCACTGCGGACGAGGTATACAGTGAGATCATCAAAACATACCCGACCATCAGCAGGGGGACCGTTTACCGGAATCTCCAGCGGCTGTGTGAGACGGGAGAGATACGGAAAAGGGAGATCCCTGACGGGGCTGACCGTTTCGATCATCTCTGCGACGATCATTATCACATTCGATGTGTGAAGTGTGGACGCGTGTTTGATGTAGACATGGAATACATACCGAATCTGGAGCAGTCGGTCAGAGATGCCCACGGATTTTCATTTACCGGACATGATATTGTTTTTAAAGGCATTTGCCCGGAATGTAAAAGAAACATGCAGGTTTAAGGACTGCGAGCCGGAGGACATGATCAGGTGCGCATACGGGAGCATAGAAACACCCCGTAAATATAAATACGAAGGAGAACAGGTATGAGAAGTATTACAACATTGGATCTGCAATATGCACACAGATTTTTCGGCTTCAAGGGTGAGGCTCAGTATTTGCACGGACATACAGGGATATTGACGATTGAAGTGGAGGATTCTGTGGAACCCGGCGTCAATATGGTATTTCCCTGCAACGAGATTCAGAAGACTGCATGGGAGGTACTGAAAAATTTTGACCATGCGCTGATTCTGAGGGAAGACGACCCGCTGCTGCCGGCGATCCTCGATGTGTACGAGAAGCAGGGGATCAAGGACGGAGCGCCGCACAACCAGATGAAGGGACCGGCTTTTAAAACTGAGCTTGCTACCGCATATCCCGACTGCCGGCTGGTGGTGACAAAAGAAACGATGACAGTGGAAGGCATGATCAAGATTGTTTATGATCTGCTCAAGGACAAGCTGAACATCGCGAAGATTACCTTTTCAAGCGGGGTCAACGCTGCGTCAGCAGAGTTTGAGACCAGAAACAACATCGACCGCTGCCCGTTATGCGGGATCGCGTTAAATGAAAATGGCGTTTGCCCGAAATGCGGATATAAGAAGTAAAACGGACTGGCTGTCACAGGCGCTGGATTTATCAGCCTGTGGCAGCTTTTTTGCTGCCTTTTATTTGGAGAAACTCTTTACTTTAAATCCTTTCTACGGTAATATAGACAAGGCCGGAAAATGTGTTCCGGGCCAATACTGCGATGTTGGGGCCAAAGGTCTTTTGGCCCGGGTATCATACTATATTTAACAGGAAAAGGAAGACTGACATGAAACATAACAGAGGACAGTGGATCAGCAATCTGGGGTTTGTCCTGGCGACGGCAGGCTCCGCCATCGGACTGGGGAATATCTGGAAGTTCCCGGGGAAGGTTGGGCTTTATGGCGGAGGAGCTTTTATATTAACTTATATTCTGATCGTGATCCTGATCGGCCTGCCGATCATGCTTGCAGAGTTTGCGATCGGGCGTGCCGCCCAGAGGAATGTGGTAGGTGCGTTTCACGTGCTGAACCGGAAATGGTCGTTTGTGGGAGGGATTGGGATCCTGAATCTGTTTGTCATCATGTCCTACTACTGCGTAGTGGGCGGATGGGTGCTGAAATATGTGATCGCTTATCTGACAGATGCAGATTTTTATACGGGAACCGTCACGTATCAGGAATATTTTTCGGGATTTATATCAAAGCCGGTGGAGCCGCTCGTTTGGGGACTGGTTTTTCTGATCCTCTGTATCGTAATTATCGTAAAAGGGGTGTCGGATGGGATTGAGAAGGTCAGTAAAAAGCTGATGCCGCTGTTCTTTGTGCTTCTGATCGCCTGTGTGGTGCGGTCTTTTACACTCCCGGGTGCAAAGGAAGGCATTTCTTTTATGTTCCGGGTGGACTGGAGCAGTTTTAATACGGATACGCTGGTAGGCGCGCTGGGACAGGCGTTTTTCTCGATCTCAGTGGGTATGGGGATCCTGGTGACGTATGGTTCCTATGCGGCGAAGGAAGGCGGTATGATAAAAAGCGCCATGTGGATCTGCGGGTTGGATACCCTGGCAGCCCTGCTGTCCGCTTCCGCCATTATCCCAATGGTGATCCTGACGCTGGGACAGGATGGGCTGACTATGGGCGGCGGCTTTGCATTCATGGCTCTGCCCAATGTTTTTGACAGCCTGCCAGGAGGCCGCATCTTCGGGCTGATCTTTTTTATCCTGCTGTTTTTGGCAGCTCTGACCAGTGCGCTGAGCGTGCTGGAGACTTGTGTGGCGTTTATGATCGAGGAATGGAATATGTCCCGGCGCAGGGCTACGGTGATCTTTTCCATTCCCATGGCGGTTTTGAGCATCGGGTATTCCCTGTCTCAGAGCGCGGCCAGGAATATCAACCTGCCCTGGTTTGACTTATCCTCGGGTATCCAGATGCTGCCCATGAATGCGGTCATGGAGAAATTCACGGATAATCTGATGATCCCGCTGGGGGCCTTGGGATTCTGCCTTTTTGTGGGCTGGTCCTGGGGGACGGAAAAAGCATGGAAAGAGATCTGCCCGGATGGGAACGTACCGGCTTTTTTCCGTCATGCATGGTCCTTTATCATACGGTTCCTGGCTCCGGCTGTGATCCTGATGATCCTTTATTTCACTCTGGGTAAGGGACAGGGGCTTTCATAGAGGGAATAATTATAGGAATAATTATATCGAACAAATGTTTGCAAAAGCTGCCGGATTGTGATAGAATATACCTGTCTATCATAAAAGGAATAAGGCAGCCTGTTTTCAGGCACCTTATGGACAGGACGGATTTACAGAAAGGTTTGGGAACCATGGCGAAGCAATATATTAAGATACGAGGTGCCAATGAGCACAATTTAAAGGATATTTCCCTGGATATCCCGCGCAACGAGCTGGTCGTACTGACGGGCTTAAGCGGGTCGGGCAAATCCTCGCTGGCGTTTGATACGATTTATGCTGAAGGACAGAGGCGGTATATGGAATCCCTCTCCTCCTATGCGAGACAGTTCCTGGGTCAGATGGAGAAGCCGGATGTGGAGAGCATCGAAGGGCTGTCTCCTGCGATCTCCATTGACCAGAAGTCTACCAACCGGAACCCCCGTTCCACCGTGGGGACCGTGACGGAGATCTATGACTATATGCGTCTTCTCTATGCGCGTATCGGTATTCCCCATTGCCCCAAGTGCGGCAGGGAGATCAAGAAGCAGACCATCGATCAGATGGTGGATCAGATCATGTCGCTGCCGGAGCGGACGAAGCTGCAGCTTCTGGCTCCCGTAGTACGCGGGCGCAAGGGCGAGCATGTGAAGCTTTTGGATCAGGCCCGGCGCAGCGGCTATGTGCGGGTGCGGATCGACGGGAATCTATACGAGCTCTCTGAGGAGATCAAGCTGGAGAAGAATATCAAGCACAATATTGAGATCGTTGTAGACCGGCTTGTGGTGAAGGAGGGCATTGAAAAGCGCCTGACCGATTCTATCGAGACGGTGATGAGCTTATCCGATGGGCTGATGATCGTGGATGTGATCGACGGGGAGCCGATCAATTTCAGCATGAGTTTTGCCTGTCCGGACTGTGGGATCAGTATCGAGGAGGTGGAGCCGAGAAGCTTCTCCTTCAACAATCCGTTTGGAGCCTGCCCGGAGTGCTTCGGCCTGGGTTATAAGATGGAATTTGACGAGGATCTTATGATACCGGACAAGTCCTTAAGCATCTCAAAGGGAGCCATTACCGTGATGGGGTGGCAGTCCTGTGCAGACAAGGGGAGCTTTACCAATGCGATCCTGGTGGCTTTGGCGAAGGAGTACCATTTTGATCTGGACACACCGTTTGAGGACTATCCCCAGGAGGTCCACGATGTCCTGATCCATGGGACCAATGGGAAGGAGATCAAGGTACACTATAAGGGGCAGCGCGGCGAAGGCGTGTACGATGTGGCGTTTGAGGGGCTTCTTAAAAATGTGGAGCGGCGTTACCGGGAGACCTTCTCGGAGGCGTCCAAGGCAGAGTATGAGACCTTTATGCGTATCACTCCCTGTAAGGTATGTAAGGGGCAGCGGCTGAAGCCCAGTTCCCTGGCGGTGACCGTGGGCGGTATCAATATCTATGAAGCTACGGAGATGTCCATCGTAAAGTTCCGGGAGTTCCTGGAGCATATGGAACTGACCCCGATGCAGCTTTCTATAGGCGCGCAGATCTTGAAGGAGATCAAGGCGCGGCTGGATTTCCTGCTGAACGTGGGATTGGAATACTTATCCCTGTCCCGGGCGACGGGAACCCTGTCAGGCGGAGAGGCGCAGCGTATCCGCCTTGCAACCCAGATCGGTTCCGGTCTGGTGGGCGTGGCTTATATTCTGGATGAACCCAGCATCGGCCTGCACCAGAGAGACAACGACAAACTGCTGGCGACCCTGACCCATCTGAGGGATCTTGGGAACACAGTGCTGGTGGTGGAGCATGATGAGGATACCATGCGTGCCGCAGACTGTATCGTAGATATCGGGCCTGGAGCCGGGGAACACGGCGGAGAGGTGGTTGCAGTCGGCACCGCAGAGGAGATCATGAAGTGTGAGAAGTCCATCACAGGGGCTTATTTGAGCGGTCGGATCCAGATCCCGGTTCCGAAGGAGCGCCGCAAGGCCACCGGTTATCTGACTGTGCGCGGTGCGGCGGAGAACAACTTAAAGAATCTTGACGTGTCATTTCCTCTGGGAGTGATGACCTGTGTGACGGGGGTTTCCGGCTCCGGCAAAAGCTCCCTGGTGAACGAGATCCTTTACAAGTCCCTGGCGCGGAAGCTGAACCGTGCACGGACGATCCCCGGCAAGTATAAGAAGCTGGAAGGGGTAGAGCAGCTTGACAAGGTGATCGACATCGACCAGTCGCCGATCGGGCGGACGCCAAGGTCCAATCCTGCAACCTATACCGGCGTGTTTGATATGATCCGTGATTTATTCGCGTCCACAGCGGATGCCAAGGCCAAGGGCTACAATAAAGGCCGCTTCAGCTTTAACGTAAAGGGCGGACGCTGCGAGGCGTGCAGCGGAGACGGTATCATCAAGATCGAGATGCACTTTTTGCCGGATGTATATGTGCCCTGTGAGGTCTGCGGCGGAAAGCGGTACAACCGGGAGACGCTGGAGGTCAAGTACAAGGGCAAGAGCATATACGACGTGCTGAATATGACGGTGGAGGAAGCGCTCAAGTTCTTTGAGAACATTCCGTCGATTTACCGGAAGATAGCTACGCTTTATGATGTGGGACTTTCCTATATCCGTCTGGGTCAGCCATCCACGGAGCTGTCCGGCGGTGAGGCACAGAGGATCAAGCTGGCGACGGAGCTGAGCCGTCGTGGGACTGGCAAGACCATCTATATCCTGGATGAGCCGACCACGGGACTGCATTTTGCGGATGTGCACAAGCTGGTGGAGATCCTGCGGAGGCTTTCCGACGGAGGCAATACGGTGGTGGTGATCGAACACAACCTGGATGTGATCAAGTCAGCCGATTATATTATTGATATTGGACCGGAAGGCGGAGACCGGGGCGGTACAGTGATTGCCCAGGGTACGCCGGAGGAAGTGGCAGAGAATCCTGCGTCCTATACGGGACAGTATATCAAGCGGTATCTGAAGCAGCAGTGAGAAATAAGGGAATATTAGTAAGATAAAAATCGCCCGCAGGCTCTCATCATCAGACTGAGAGCTTGCGGGCGATTTTTATCTTGTACTTACTGTTTATTTGTGTTATCCTGTGTTCACAGCGGTTTTCTTAACCGTTATTTATCTTTGTGTGATCAGAATTCTGGTGTTTCACCGGTATTCAAGAGAGTGTATGTGCAGGAGTGTATGTGCAGCAGAAAATATAATTGACAATATGGAGTATATTACATATAATCAATATAGGATATATTCCATGTCGGAGGGAGGTATTATGCAGTTTGATGTGGAATTTTACCGAAAACAGAATGGGGAATGTCCTATTCAGGATTTTTTGGATCACCTTAGCCATAAAATCCGGGCAAAAGTATTGAGGGATTTGGAACTGTTGGAAATGCGGGGGAACGAACTCAGGGAACCACAGTCAAAACAGCTGGGGTGTGGGATTTTTGAGCTGAGGAGCATATATGGTACCGATATTTCGAGAGTGTTATATTTTTTTGCGGAAGGAAGAAAAATAGTACTTACGAATGGATTTATAAAAAAGACCATAAAAATTCCAGGAAAAGAACTAAAGCTGGCAAAAGAATATCGTAAGGACTATCTAAAAAGAGGGGGAGGCAAATGAGCGATTTTAGAGAATATCTGAACGAACAGTTAAAAGATCCGGAGTTTCAGCGAGAGTATGAAGCATTAGAACCGGAGTATCAACTGATCAATGCGATTCTAGATGCAAGGAAAAGCCGGAATATGACTCAGAAGCAGCTGGCAGAGCGGACAGGGCTTTCGCAAGGAGATATCAGCAAGCTTGAGAATGGTAATACAAACCCTACGATCAAGCTTTTACACCGCATTGCAGAGGGTTTGGAAATGACACTGCATTTTGAATTTGTGCCAAAGGAAGTGATGAAAAGAAAGTAGAATCTTGAATTTCTGCATTTTGCAGTGGGAACCGGATCGCCCGCAGGCTCTCATCATCAGACTGAGAGCTTGCGGGCGATTTCAAGTACTTCGTTTAAGCTTTCCATGCGGTAGTCAGCCAGGGACTGATCGAAATGGAACCGATGGTCGATGAGTGCGGCGATCTTCATGCCTGCGCGGGATGCGGCAGTTACACCGAAGGTGGAATCCTCAATGGCAAGACACTGGTCTTCCGGAATTCCCAACTGCGCGGCTGTATAGTGATAGATCTCCGGATCCGGCTTACTGCGCTTGAACTGTGCGCCGGTGACTACGACTTCAAAGCAGGAGCGGATCTCATTCTCCCGCAGCACACGTTCAATGATATCGATGCCGGTGGAGGAGGCCAGGGCAAGACGCAGCCCCATTTTCTTAAGTTCTTCCAGGAGTCCTGGAATCTCAGGCCGGAAGATCTTTCTGTAGTCCATCTCGGAATACACGTCGCGGCTGTCGCGGAATTCGTCCCGGAGCTCCTCCCAGGTCTGTCCGTTGTGGATCGCGCGCGCCATACAGCTCCATGCGTCCTTTCTGGAGGACCCGACCATGCCGTATAAGTCCTTCAATACCACGTCCGGATTCTTTGTCCGGGCAAATTCCAGGTCCTTTTCCAAATATACCGGTTCGCTGTCAATGATGACGCCGTCCATATCAAAAATTACTGCTTTTATCATATAAGGGATTCTCCTTTGTTTTCTCGTGCTGTTCTAAGCAGGGACAAACTCTATTCTAATATAAGTGGTGGGGAGTTGGCAAGAACAATTCAGCGGGATGCTGTGAAAAAGAAGGGAAAATGCTTTTCAGGGCAATAAAAGAATGCGTCTGAGAGGAATCGAACCTCCGCACGCGGCTCCGGAGGCCACTGCTCTATCCACTGAGCTACAGACGCATCTTCATTATCATACTATATTTTTTTTGAATTTGCAAGGGGTATTTATTGCTTTTTTGGTTATGTTTTGTTATGATTAGATGCAGATGGTTTCAGGGAGGACAAAATCATGAAACAGAACAGAAGACCACAGCGCAAGGGACGGATGAACGAGGAGCAGAGAAGACTCCTTCCAGTCGTCATCATTCCGCTGATCGTAATTATACTTATGATCATTATCGTGGTTGCAGACCACAGTAAAGATAAGAAGGCTACAGAGCCATCCGCTCCGACCGGGACAGTTTCTGAGAATCCGGAGCAGGAGACCATGGAGACTGCGGAGGGAGAGAACTCTGGGAATGAGGAAACGTCTCCAGAGGAAACTACCGTTCCGGCAGAGTCCGAACCGACGGATGAGTTTGAGACCGATACGTTAAAGCGTGACAGTGTGCCGGAGATCCGGGATCTGATGAAGACTTACTTTAAAGCCCGTTCAGACGCAGATGCGGAGACCATGAACCAGCTGTATGGCATTGGCGAGGTGTCGGAGACAGATCTTGAGGCACAGAAGACCCGGATGCGCAGCAATTCCAAGTATGTGGAAGGGTTTGAGAACATTGCTACTTACGTAATGAACGGTACCACGGGGGATGCGTGGCTGGTATATGCCATTGCAGACATCCGGTTCCACTCCGTCAAGACCACGGCCCCCATGATCATGTGGTGTTATGTGAAGAAAGATGCAGAAGGCAATTACCAGATCCTGGACAATGCCTCCCTTTCGGAAAATGTACAGCAGTTTATCGACGTGGCAAACCACTCTGAGGGCGTGCGCCGCCTTGCTTCCAATATCAATGTGAAGCTGAAAGAGGCGCTGGCTGCGGATGCGGACTTAAACTCCGTCTATGGCGTGCTGAGGGACGGTTCTCCAGTATGGCAGGATGGCGATGAGGAGCCGGAGGTCATTATCGACGGAGGTTCCGGTTCTTCCGGGGAGACGGCGGCAGACGGAGAAACAGCAGGGAATGAATCCTCAGCAGATGGGGGAAATGCTGCGGGCAGTGAAGCGGCGCCGGAAGCCGGGACTTTAGCGAGTCCGGAGACAGCTGCTGCAAATGCCGGCGAAGCGCAGGTACAGATAGTGCAATAACATGGAAAGCAGGAAGTAACAGATGGAAACCATGAATGTAAAGGATTTTTATTTTGATCTGCCCCAGGAGCTGATCGCCCAGGACCCGCTGGAGGACCGCTCAGCGTCAAGGCTGCTGGTACTGGATAAAAAGACTGGAGAGATTGAGCACAGGGGTTTTAAGGATATCATGGAGTATTTAAGGCCGGGAGACTGCCTGGTGATCAATGACACCAAGGTGATCCCTGCGCGGCTGTTTGGCGTGAAGGAAGATACCCAGGCCAAGATCGAGGTGCTTCTACTGAAGCGGAAAGAGAATGATATTTGGGAGACTCTGGTAAAGCCAGGAAAGAAGTGCAGACCGGGGACGGTCATCGTCTTCGGAGAGGGGCTTTTGAAGGGGACTGTCCTGGATGTGGTGGACGAGGGAAACCGTCTGATCCAGTTTTCCTATGAGGGGATTTTTGAGGAGATCTTAGATCAGCTGGGGCAGATGCCTCTGCCGCCCTACATTACCCATCAGCTGAAGGACAAGAACCGTTACCAGACTGTCTATGCAAAGCATGAGGGATCGGCGGCGGCGCCCACGGCAGGTCTGCATTTTACGAAGGAGCTGCTGGCACAGATCGAGGATATGGGAGTGAAGATCGCCCATGTGACCCTGCATGTGGGACTTGGGACCTTCCGCCCGGTCAAGGTGGAGAACGTGCTGGACCATCACATGCATTCGGAGTTTTATATTGTTGAGGAGTCCGAGGCAAAGAAGGTAAATGACACAAAGGCGGCGGGCGGCCGTGTGGTCTGTGTCGGGACAACCAGCTGCAGGACTATTGAGTCTGCGGCGGGGGAGGACGGCAGGCTGAAGGCGGGAAGCGGATGGACGGAGATCTTTATTTATCCAGGATATCAGTTCAAGCTGCTGGACTGCCTGATCACCAACTTCCATCTGCCGGAATCCACGCTGGTGATGCTGGTATCAGCGCTGGCGGGACGGGAGCATGTGCTTCACGCTTATGAAGAAGCGATCAAAGAGCGTTACCGTTTTTTCAGTTTTGGGGATGCATGTTTCATTACGGACCTGGCCGGTGATGTGCCGGAAAATGTCGGCCGCTGCGGGGAAACACGATAGGATATCGTTTGCATAAGCCGGAGGTCAGTATATGAAGACTGTAAGTATTATATTATGGGTTCTGCTAGCTATCCTGGTTGCCGGCGGGCTGATTCTGGCGGTTTGGATCCGTCGGGCAGCCCGCCGGTTTTCAAGAGCTGCTTTTGGCGTGGATTCTTTGAAAGAGGGGCTGGAGAGCCAGAAGGAACTGTTGGAATCCACACCCAAATCAGTTTCAGGCATGACCAGGATCTATCTTCCTCAGATACAGGAGGATTTTCCGGAATTTTCTTTCCCGGAATTTGTGAGCCGGTCGGAGAACCAGCTGAAGGCCTGTCTGATGGCGGTAGATCAACAGAGACTTATGCTGCCGGACGAATGCTCCGGGGATTTGAGAAAACAGATTGCACTCTGGATTGAGGATAACAGACAGCAGGGGATTCGGGAGCAGTTTCAGAACATCATCATTCATCAGACCGAGATCACCACTTACAAAAAGACAGAAGGAAGCTGTCTGCTGGTGCTGCAGTCGGCGCTGGAATACCGTCACGCCATATTGAAAACCGGCGAGAATCCCCCGGAACTGGAGCGGGTACAGACACGCTATAACCAGGAGTGGATGTATGTGCAGGATGTGGACAAGCTGGAGGAGAATACCACGGCCGTCGGCGTTTGTTGTCCAAATTGCGGTGCGCCGGTAAAAACACTTGGACAGAAGGCATGCGAATATTGCCATGCGGCATTGGAACCGGTCAATATACGGGTGTGGGCGTTGAACCGGATTCGGGAAGTATAGGAAAGAGAGGGACAGGCCATGGAGCCGATGCGTTTGAATAAATATCTCAGTGAACAGGGCGTATGCTCCCGGCGGGAGGCGGATCGTCTGATCGAGGCAGGGAAGGTTACCATAGATGGGAGAAAGGCAGAGATGGGCGAGAAGGTCACAGGCCAGGAGCGGATTGTTTGTGATGGAAAGCCGGTGGGCCGGTCTGCGGGAGGTAAGAAGGCCAGGCCGGTGCTTCTGGCAGTCAACAAGCCCCGGGGCATCGTCTGTACCACCTCGGACAAGGATCGGGCGCCCAACGTGGTGGATTTGATCCAGTATCCAGCCAGGGTCTATCCGGTTGGCAGGCTTGACAAGGATTCAGAAGGACTGCTCTTGATGACCAATCAGGGGGAGCTTGCCAATGAGATCATGCATGCGGGCAATCTTCATGAGAAAGAGTATCTTGTGACGGTAGACCAGCCGTTCAACGCCGCATTTATCAAAAAAATGCAGGAGGGTGTGGAACTCAAGGAGCTGGGCGTGACCACCAGGCCATGCAGGGTGGAAGCGACAGGCCCAAAATCCTTCCGCATTATCCTGACACAGGGTTTGAACCGTCAGATCCGCAGAATGTGCGAGGAACTGGGATACCATGTGGTGACATTGAAACGGGTCCGTATTATGAACATCCTTCTGGGCAAACTGAATACAGGAGATTTCCGGCGTGTGACGCCGAAGGAACTGGAGGAACTGGAATATCAGCTGGCCTGTGCCCGGGAGCTTCGGGAGGAAGCACGTGAGTCGGACTTGGAAGATTAGGACGGCCCCGGAAGAGTGAGGCCGGGCGCGGGCGCACCGGCGGGAGTTTGGGAAATAAGACGGAGAGGTACAAAAAATATGGAACGAAATCAGGATGCAAAGCTTCAGCGGATGAAGGAACTGACGGCAGTACTCCTGGCGGCTGCAAAGACCTACTATCAGGAGAGCCGGGAGATCATGAGCAATTTCGAGTATGACCGGCTGTACGATGAACTGCTGGAACTGGAGAAGGAGACCGGCGTGGTGCTGGCAGGCAGCCCCACCCAGAAGGTTGGCTATGAGATATTGAGCGAGCTTCCCAAGGAAGCCCACGAGACGCCCATGCTGTCCCTGGACAAGACAAAGGATGTGGCTGCGCTGCAGGAATGGCTGGGCGGCCAGAAAGCGATCCTGTCCTGGAAGCTGGACGGTCTGACGATCGTACTGACCTATGAAAACGGGGAGCTGACGAAGGCAGTTACACGGGGCAACGGCGAGATCGGCGAGGTTATCACCAATAACGCCAGGGTGTTTGCCAACATTCCGTTAAAGATCGCTTACCAGGGGCAGCTGATCCTGCGGGGCGAGGCAGTGATCAAATACTCCGATTTCAAGCGCATCAATGAAGAGATCGAGGATGTGGATGCCAAGTATAAGAATCCCAGGAACCTGTGCAGCGGCTCGGTGCGCCAGCTCAACAACCAGATCACAGCTCAGCGAAATGTCAATTTTGAAGCGTTTATGCTGGTGAAAGCAGATGACGTGGATTTCCACAATTCGCGCAGGGAGCAGTTTGAGTGGCTAAAGTCACAGGGCTTTGACACGGTAGATTACCGGATGGTGGATCAAGATACCCTGCCCCAGGCGGTGGAGGAATTTGCACGGGAGATCGGGGATTACGATATCCCGTCGGACGGGCTGGTGCTCTTACTGGAGGACATTGCTTACGGGGAATCCCTGGGCCGGACGGCCAAATTCCCGCGCAATTCGATTGCGTTTAAATGGGCGGATGAGATACGTGAGACCCACCTCCAGGAGATTGAATGGAGTGCGTCGAGGACCGGCCTGATCAATCCGGTGGCGATCTTTGAACCGGTGGAGCTGGAGGGTACGACCGTGAGCCGTGCCAGCGTCCACAATTTG
This portion of the Clostridium sp. AN503 genome encodes:
- the uvrA gene encoding excinuclease ABC subunit UvrA gives rise to the protein MAKQYIKIRGANEHNLKDISLDIPRNELVVLTGLSGSGKSSLAFDTIYAEGQRRYMESLSSYARQFLGQMEKPDVESIEGLSPAISIDQKSTNRNPRSTVGTVTEIYDYMRLLYARIGIPHCPKCGREIKKQTIDQMVDQIMSLPERTKLQLLAPVVRGRKGEHVKLLDQARRSGYVRVRIDGNLYELSEEIKLEKNIKHNIEIVVDRLVVKEGIEKRLTDSIETVMSLSDGLMIVDVIDGEPINFSMSFACPDCGISIEEVEPRSFSFNNPFGACPECFGLGYKMEFDEDLMIPDKSLSISKGAITVMGWQSCADKGSFTNAILVALAKEYHFDLDTPFEDYPQEVHDVLIHGTNGKEIKVHYKGQRGEGVYDVAFEGLLKNVERRYRETFSEASKAEYETFMRITPCKVCKGQRLKPSSLAVTVGGINIYEATEMSIVKFREFLEHMELTPMQLSIGAQILKEIKARLDFLLNVGLEYLSLSRATGTLSGGEAQRIRLATQIGSGLVGVAYILDEPSIGLHQRDNDKLLATLTHLRDLGNTVLVVEHDEDTMRAADCIVDIGPGAGEHGGEVVAVGTAEEIMKCEKSITGAYLSGRIQIPVPKERRKATGYLTVRGAAENNLKNLDVSFPLGVMTCVTGVSGSGKSSLVNEILYKSLARKLNRARTIPGKYKKLEGVEQLDKVIDIDQSPIGRTPRSNPATYTGVFDMIRDLFASTADAKAKGYNKGRFSFNVKGGRCEACSGDGIIKIEMHFLPDVYVPCEVCGGKRYNRETLEVKYKGKSIYDVLNMTVEEALKFFENIPSIYRKIATLYDVGLSYIRLGQPSTELSGGEAQRIKLATELSRRGTGKTIYILDEPTTGLHFADVHKLVEILRRLSDGGNTVVVIEHNLDVIKSADYIIDIGPEGGDRGGTVIAQGTPEEVAENPASYTGQYIKRYLKQQ
- a CDS encoding 6-carboxytetrahydropterin synthase gives rise to the protein MRSITTLDLQYAHRFFGFKGEAQYLHGHTGILTIEVEDSVEPGVNMVFPCNEIQKTAWEVLKNFDHALILREDDPLLPAILDVYEKQGIKDGAPHNQMKGPAFKTELATAYPDCRLVVTKETMTVEGMIKIVYDLLKDKLNIAKITFSSGVNAASAEFETRNNIDRCPLCGIALNENGVCPKCGYKK
- a CDS encoding sodium-dependent transporter; the encoded protein is MKHNRGQWISNLGFVLATAGSAIGLGNIWKFPGKVGLYGGGAFILTYILIVILIGLPIMLAEFAIGRAAQRNVVGAFHVLNRKWSFVGGIGILNLFVIMSYYCVVGGWVLKYVIAYLTDADFYTGTVTYQEYFSGFISKPVEPLVWGLVFLILCIVIIVKGVSDGIEKVSKKLMPLFFVLLIACVVRSFTLPGAKEGISFMFRVDWSSFNTDTLVGALGQAFFSISVGMGILVTYGSYAAKEGGMIKSAMWICGLDTLAALLSASAIIPMVILTLGQDGLTMGGGFAFMALPNVFDSLPGGRIFGLIFFILLFLAALTSALSVLETCVAFMIEEWNMSRRRATVIFSIPMAVLSIGYSLSQSAARNINLPWFDLSSGIQMLPMNAVMEKFTDNLMIPLGALGFCLFVGWSWGTEKAWKEICPDGNVPAFFRHAWSFIIRFLAPAVILMILYFTLGKGQGLS
- a CDS encoding pseudouridine synthase, coding for MEPMRLNKYLSEQGVCSRREADRLIEAGKVTIDGRKAEMGEKVTGQERIVCDGKPVGRSAGGKKARPVLLAVNKPRGIVCTTSDKDRAPNVVDLIQYPARVYPVGRLDKDSEGLLLMTNQGELANEIMHAGNLHEKEYLVTVDQPFNAAFIKKMQEGVELKELGVTTRPCRVEATGPKSFRIILTQGLNRQIRRMCEELGYHVVTLKRVRIMNILLGKLNTGDFRRVTPKELEELEYQLACARELREEARESDLED
- a CDS encoding helix-turn-helix transcriptional regulator, which produces MSDFREYLNEQLKDPEFQREYEALEPEYQLINAILDARKSRNMTQKQLAERTGLSQGDISKLENGNTNPTIKLLHRIAEGLEMTLHFEFVPKEVMKRK
- the queA gene encoding tRNA preQ1(34) S-adenosylmethionine ribosyltransferase-isomerase QueA, coding for MNVKDFYFDLPQELIAQDPLEDRSASRLLVLDKKTGEIEHRGFKDIMEYLRPGDCLVINDTKVIPARLFGVKEDTQAKIEVLLLKRKENDIWETLVKPGKKCRPGTVIVFGEGLLKGTVLDVVDEGNRLIQFSYEGIFEEILDQLGQMPLPPYITHQLKDKNRYQTVYAKHEGSAAAPTAGLHFTKELLAQIEDMGVKIAHVTLHVGLGTFRPVKVENVLDHHMHSEFYIVEESEAKKVNDTKAAGGRVVCVGTTSCRTIESAAGEDGRLKAGSGWTEIFIYPGYQFKLLDCLITNFHLPESTLVMLVSALAGREHVLHAYEEAIKERYRFFSFGDACFITDLAGDVPENVGRCGETR
- a CDS encoding transcriptional repressor; the encoded protein is MKRNTIQSSLVLETVRKLQCHATADEVYSEIIKTYPTISRGTVYRNLQRLCETGEIRKREIPDGADRFDHLCDDHYHIRCVKCGRVFDVDMEYIPNLEQSVRDAHGFSFTGHDIVFKGICPECKRNMQV
- a CDS encoding HAD family phosphatase; this translates as MIKAVIFDMDGVIIDSEPVYLEKDLEFARTKNPDVVLKDLYGMVGSSRKDAWSCMARAIHNGQTWEELRDEFRDSRDVYSEMDYRKIFRPEIPGLLEELKKMGLRLALASSTGIDIIERVLRENEIRSCFEVVVTGAQFKRSKPDPEIYHYTAAQLGIPEDQCLAIEDSTFGVTAASRAGMKIAALIDHRFHFDQSLADYRMESLNEVLEIARKLSV
- a CDS encoding type II toxin-antitoxin system RelE/ParE family toxin, with protein sequence MQFDVEFYRKQNGECPIQDFLDHLSHKIRAKVLRDLELLEMRGNELREPQSKQLGCGIFELRSIYGTDISRVLYFFAEGRKIVLTNGFIKKTIKIPGKELKLAKEYRKDYLKRGGGK